A region of Kribbella sp. NBC_01245 DNA encodes the following proteins:
- a CDS encoding thioredoxin domain-containing protein: MNRLGSSTSPYLLQHAENPVAWWPWSEQAFAEARERDVPVFLSVGYSACHWCHVMAHESFEHEATAAYLNEHFVCIKVDREERPDVDAIYMNATVAMIGQGGWPMSCFLTPDGKPFFAGTYFPLEGRPGMASFQDILAALVDAWRNKRDQITEIGSSIVDQLAARDLGTGGVAYDDDLLDRAVTQLGRDFDPVDAGFGGAPKFPPSMVLDFLLRHHRRTLSAEALTMVAKTCERMARGGMYDQLAGGFARYSVDGQWVVPHFEKMLYDNALLLDVYTNWWAVDGTPLAERIARETADFLLAELRTPEGGFASALDADTEGEEGRFYVWTPSELTDVLGPEEAAWVMRLCEVIPAGTFEHGSSVLQLHQDPDDADRWQAARTALRTARATRTRPGRDDKVVAAWNGLAISALARAGVIFQEPAYVAAAVKAAELIRDVHLDGDLLYRTSRDGRRGDALGVLEDYSAYAHACLVLLGITGDASWLPVAEGLLDRVLEHFVADGTFYDTADDAEALVWRPKDPTDNASPSGVSLAAEALMVYAGVTGSARHELAAGQALAASAGLGARAARFAGRGLAVAETIASGPQEIAIVGESPELLRTALVEAQWGTPLASGSPGSDVPLMLSRDLVSGQPAAYVCEKFTCKQPVVLPEDLRALVAAPR, from the coding sequence GTGAATCGCCTAGGCAGTTCGACCAGTCCCTATCTGTTGCAGCACGCGGAGAACCCGGTCGCGTGGTGGCCCTGGTCGGAGCAGGCGTTCGCCGAGGCGCGCGAGCGCGATGTGCCGGTCTTTCTGTCGGTCGGGTATTCGGCCTGCCACTGGTGCCACGTGATGGCGCACGAGTCGTTTGAGCACGAGGCCACCGCGGCGTACCTGAACGAGCACTTCGTCTGTATCAAGGTCGACCGCGAGGAACGGCCCGACGTGGACGCCATCTATATGAACGCCACCGTCGCGATGATCGGTCAGGGCGGCTGGCCGATGTCCTGTTTCCTCACGCCCGACGGCAAACCGTTCTTCGCCGGCACCTACTTCCCGCTCGAGGGCCGGCCGGGGATGGCGTCGTTCCAGGACATCCTGGCCGCGCTGGTCGATGCCTGGCGCAACAAGCGGGACCAGATCACCGAGATCGGCAGCTCGATCGTGGACCAATTGGCCGCACGCGATCTCGGCACCGGCGGCGTGGCCTATGACGACGATCTGCTGGACCGGGCCGTCACCCAGCTCGGCCGCGACTTCGACCCGGTCGACGCGGGATTCGGGGGAGCGCCGAAGTTCCCGCCGTCCATGGTGCTGGACTTCCTGCTGCGGCATCACCGGCGGACGTTGTCGGCGGAGGCGCTCACGATGGTCGCGAAGACCTGTGAGCGGATGGCTCGCGGCGGCATGTACGACCAGTTGGCCGGCGGCTTTGCGCGATACAGCGTCGACGGGCAATGGGTGGTGCCGCACTTCGAGAAGATGCTGTACGACAACGCGTTGCTGCTCGACGTCTATACGAACTGGTGGGCCGTCGACGGCACGCCGTTGGCCGAGCGGATCGCGCGGGAGACCGCCGACTTCCTGCTCGCCGAGCTCCGTACGCCGGAAGGTGGTTTCGCCTCCGCGCTCGACGCCGACACCGAGGGCGAGGAGGGCCGCTTCTACGTGTGGACGCCTTCCGAGTTGACCGACGTGCTCGGCCCGGAGGAGGCCGCCTGGGTAATGCGCCTGTGCGAGGTCATCCCGGCCGGCACCTTCGAACACGGCTCATCCGTGCTGCAGCTGCACCAGGACCCGGACGACGCCGACCGCTGGCAAGCCGCCCGTACGGCGCTCCGAACCGCTCGCGCCACTCGAACCAGGCCCGGTCGGGACGACAAGGTGGTTGCCGCCTGGAACGGTCTGGCCATCTCCGCCCTCGCCCGTGCGGGAGTGATCTTCCAGGAGCCGGCGTACGTCGCGGCCGCGGTCAAGGCGGCAGAGTTGATCCGCGACGTCCACCTCGACGGCGACCTCCTCTACCGGACCTCCCGCGATGGGCGTCGTGGCGATGCGCTCGGCGTATTAGAGGACTACTCGGCCTATGCGCACGCCTGCCTGGTTCTGCTCGGGATCACCGGTGACGCGTCTTGGCTGCCCGTCGCCGAGGGACTGCTCGACCGGGTGCTCGAGCATTTCGTTGCTGACGGCACCTTCTACGACACGGCCGACGACGCCGAGGCGCTGGTCTGGCGGCCGAAGGACCCGACCGACAACGCCAGCCCGTCCGGCGTATCCCTCGCGGCAGAGGCGTTGATGGTCTATGCCGGCGTGACCGGATCGGCCCGGCATGAGCTCGCGGCCGGTCAGGCGCTGGCGGCGTCGGCCGGATTGGGCGCGCGGGCGGCGCGATTCGCCGGGCGTGGGCTGGCCGTGGCCGAGACGATCGCGTCCGGTCCGCAGGAGATCGCGATCGTGGGGGAGTCGCCCGAGTTGTTGCGGACGGCCCTGGTCGAGGCGCAGTGGGGCACCCCGCTCGCGAGCGGATCGCCTGGCAGCGACGTACCGCTGATGTTGTCTCGCGACCTCGTTTCGGGACAGCCGGCGGCGTACGTCTGTGAGAAGTTCACCTGCAAGCAACCAGTTGTGTTGCCGGAGGACCTTCGGGCCCTCGTCGCCGCGCCTCGCTGA